TCTCAACTCACATCCCGGCAAACCCTTTTTTACTTTTGATGCCGTTGATTATTATAAAAATGACATCGATGAGAACACGGCAATGAATCTTCTGAATTATCGACCAACATCATTAGATTCAATAAGATATAATTTAATCATCGACGAAACTTCAGAAAATATCAGTAATGAATACTTTATAAACAACCTTACAAAAGCAGACTTCAACAAGACAGAAATTAAGTCTGAAGATTTTCAGAAACTTGCTGCCCTATTTTCCGAACAGCACCAACGTGAGGAAATTTATTTTGCCTGTATTCCAATCTTTAGAGATATATTAGTATTCAAGAAAAATGAAAAGGTAATTGGCGTTGCAAAAATCTGTTTCGGTTGCAATCGAAATAAAATTATTGCAAGCAAAGCAAATACTTCCAATTTTGGACAAGGGAAAGATTACGAATTACTTTCATTGATTCTCAACAAATATAAAAATACCAATTAACGCAAAATGAAAAGACCAGCATACGCCAGCGACAAAGTTTTAAAAGAATTCATAAGAACTGCTTTGGAAGAAGACATTCAAAATGGTGATCATTCTACACTCTCTACGATTCCGAAGGATTTGGAACAGAAAGCTCAACTTATTGTAAAAGAGAATTGCATTCTGGCAGGAGTAGAATTAGCAGAAATTATTTTCAAGAACTTTGATAAAAATCTGAAAGTGGAGATTTTTATTAAAGATGGAGAATCCGCCAAGAAAGGTGATGTTGCATTTATCGTTTCTGGAAAAGCAAGGTCGATTCTTTCAACAGAAAGGTTGGTTCTTAACTGTATGCAACGTATGAGCGGCATTGCAACAATGACCCACGATTGGGATTCTAGATTAGTGGGAACAAAAACTAAACTTCTTGACACCAGAAAAACGACACCTAATTTCCGAGTTTGTGAAAAATGGGCAGTGGCAATAGGTGGCGGAACCAATCACAGATATGGACTTTATGATATGATAATGCTGAAAGACAATCATATCGACTATAATGGAAGTATTACCAATGCTGTGAAGATGGCGAAAGATTATGTCAAGAAAAATAAGTTAAAACTTAAAATTGAAGTGGAAACCCGTAATCTAGAAGAAGTTGAGGAAGCTGTGAAATCAGGGGCAGACAGAATTATGTTTGACAATATGGATGTCGAAACAATGACCAAAGCTGTAAAGATTGTCAATAAAAAATCAGAAACCGAAGCTTCTGGTGGAATTACACGCGAGGTGTTAAATTCGGTGGCGAAAACTGGTGTTGATTTTATCTCAGCGGGTGCAATTACTCATTCTTCAAGCAATATAGACCTGAGTCTCAAGGCATTAAAAATTTAACACTATATTAACAGAACATATTAATTTTTTTAAGACTTTTGCGACATAAATCTTAAAAAAATGAAAATGTTATCGAAAAAACCAGCATTAGTCTTTATGCTGACAATGAGTACGGCAAGTTTTTACTATGCTCAATCTACTCAAGATACACTGTCAAAAACAAACGACATAGAACAAGTCGTGATCGCAGGTGTTGCAGATCTTGCAAAAGATAGAAAGACACCTGTAGCTGTTTCTACTATCAAAGAGGCTCAAATCGTAGAAAGACTTGGTAACCAAGAATTTCCTGAAATTTTGAAATCAACACCCTCTATCTATGCTGTAAAAGGTGGTGGTGGTTTTGGAGATGCAACTATGAAAATCCGTGGCTTTGACACTAATAATACGGCAGTTATGGTTAATGGTGTTCCTATAAACGGAATGGAAGATGGTGCCGTATATTGGAGTAACTGGTTAGGTCTTTCGGACGTAACTTCTGCGATGCAGATACAGAGAGGTCTTGGTTCTTCAAAATTAGCAATTGCTTCCGTTGGAGGAACAGTCAATATCATAACAAGAGCTTCTGATAAAAAAAGAGAAGGCAATGTAACAGTAGGTGTTGGTAACGATGGTTATCTTAAAACTTTATTTTCTTATAATACTGGAAAATCTGCAAATGGCTGGTCTACTTCATTCTTAATGTCAAGAACTGCAGGAAATACTTATATCGACGCTTCTGAATTTGAAGCTTATAATTACTACTTTGCATTAGGTTATCAAAAAGGAAATCATGATTTCCAATTTACTTTAACTGGTGCACCACAATGGCATATGCAAAACTTCCAAAGTAGGATATCTGATTTTATTAAATATGGAAATGGCGTAGATGAACCCAACAGAAGATACAACCCTAACTGGGGTTATCTGAATGGTGAAGTAATGTCTCAGTCTATAAACTTCTACAGCAAACCCGTTGCATCTATCAACTGGGATTGGAAGTTGTCCGAAAGCTCAAAACTATCAACTGTAGCTTATGCCTCTTGGGGTAGAGGTGGCGGAAGCGGTGTAATTGGAAGCATCAATGGAAACAACATTAATAGCGCAAAATTAAAAGATGCTAATGGTAACATTAGATTTGATGACATCGTGGCTTGGAATCAAGGTGCTGTAATTCCTGCATTTACAAATTCTGCTGGAACTGCTGCTCCTGCAAATCCAACTCCAGGTACTGCAACCAGAACAAACGGTCTTGTAAGAAGAGCAAGTATCAATTCTCACGACTGGTACGGATTATTATCTAATTTCCAACATAAAATCAATGATAACTGGAATTTTTCTGCTGGAATTGATTTAAGATATTATTATGGTTATCACCCAGGTGTAATTACAGATTTCTGGGGGAATTCAAAGTATGTTGAGAAAGACAACATGAATGAGCTTCCTAATGGACACGATGTAACAATAGCTCAAAGTACATCTCCTTCTGCCAATCCTTTTGCCGCTGCAGTAAAAGACAAAAGCCAAATTGCTTACAGAAATTATGATGGAGAAGTTCTTTGGGGCGGGGTTTTTGGCCAGTTAGAATATTCTAATGAAAATTTATCTGCATTTATCCAAGGATCTGCTTCTGAGCAAGGTTATAAAAGAATTGACAATTGGTTAAAAAATGGAACCATCCAACAAGGTCAGGCTGTGAATCAAAAAACAGATACTAAATTTCTTTTCGGATTTAATACAAAAGCTGGTATCAACTATAATATCAATGAGCAACACAATGTATTTGCAAACGTAGGATATTATGAAAAACAGCCTTTATTTAATTCTGTTTACAACTCTCCTCTTGCCCCCGCTTCTGGAAACGACCCGTTAATTAATACTAATGATGGTAGAGCAACCGGTAATCAGCAGATTGTAAATCCATTATTAACAAATGAGAAAATTGCATCAGCAGAATTAGGTTACGGTTTCAGAAGTGGTATTTTCAATGCAAATGTAAACTTATACTACACTTCTTGGAAAGATAGATACAACAGATTTACAGGACTTGTTGTTCCTATTAATCCTAGTTTGCCAGCAACTGGAGCAAACCTTTACAATAGACCATTTGCAAACTTAACAGGTATTCATGAAATCCATATGGGGGTTGAATTCGAGGGTACGATAAAAGCTACAGATTATCTATCATTCAACACCATGATTTCTGTTGGAGACTGGAAATATAAAGGGAATGCAACCGGAAACCTTTATGATGAAAATGGAACACCTATTTCTTTGAATGGTAAAACTGATGTAATATTTGCATTAGATAAAGTTAAAGTTTCTGACGCTGCACAAACTACTGTAGCTTTAGGATTCACAGTAAAACCATTGAAAAACCTAAGTGTTTTCGGAAACTGGAACTATTATGATAATTATTATGGAGTAATCAATTTCAGTGATATTGCTATTACTAAAGCTGATGGTTCAATTAGTAATAATGGTAAAAAAGGAGCATTAGAATATCCTAGTTATAACTTGTTTGATGTAGGTTTATCTTATGGAATTAATCTTAATAATGGCCACAAAATTG
The genomic region above belongs to Epilithonimonas zeae and contains:
- the nadC gene encoding carboxylating nicotinate-nucleotide diphosphorylase: MKRPAYASDKVLKEFIRTALEEDIQNGDHSTLSTIPKDLEQKAQLIVKENCILAGVELAEIIFKNFDKNLKVEIFIKDGESAKKGDVAFIVSGKARSILSTERLVLNCMQRMSGIATMTHDWDSRLVGTKTKLLDTRKTTPNFRVCEKWAVAIGGGTNHRYGLYDMIMLKDNHIDYNGSITNAVKMAKDYVKKNKLKLKIEVETRNLEEVEEAVKSGADRIMFDNMDVETMTKAVKIVNKKSETEASGGITREVLNSVAKTGVDFISAGAITHSSSNIDLSLKALKI
- a CDS encoding TonB-dependent receptor, with translation MKMLSKKPALVFMLTMSTASFYYAQSTQDTLSKTNDIEQVVIAGVADLAKDRKTPVAVSTIKEAQIVERLGNQEFPEILKSTPSIYAVKGGGGFGDATMKIRGFDTNNTAVMVNGVPINGMEDGAVYWSNWLGLSDVTSAMQIQRGLGSSKLAIASVGGTVNIITRASDKKREGNVTVGVGNDGYLKTLFSYNTGKSANGWSTSFLMSRTAGNTYIDASEFEAYNYYFALGYQKGNHDFQFTLTGAPQWHMQNFQSRISDFIKYGNGVDEPNRRYNPNWGYLNGEVMSQSINFYSKPVASINWDWKLSESSKLSTVAYASWGRGGGSGVIGSINGNNINSAKLKDANGNIRFDDIVAWNQGAVIPAFTNSAGTAAPANPTPGTATRTNGLVRRASINSHDWYGLLSNFQHKINDNWNFSAGIDLRYYYGYHPGVITDFWGNSKYVEKDNMNELPNGHDVTIAQSTSPSANPFAAAVKDKSQIAYRNYDGEVLWGGVFGQLEYSNENLSAFIQGSASEQGYKRIDNWLKNGTIQQGQAVNQKTDTKFLFGFNTKAGINYNINEQHNVFANVGYYEKQPLFNSVYNSPLAPASGNDPLINTNDGRATGNQQIVNPLLTNEKIASAELGYGFRSGIFNANVNLYYTSWKDRYNRFTGLVVPINPSLPATGANLYNRPFANLTGIHEIHMGVEFEGTIKATDYLSFNTMISVGDWKYKGNATGNLYDENGTPISLNGKTDVIFALDKVKVSDAAQTTVALGFTVKPLKNLSVFGNWNYYDNYYGVINFSDIAITKADGSISNNGKKGALEYPSYNLFDVGLSYGINLNNGHKIVLTGNVYNLLDTTYISDGKTSTHVKDISDFTPTSTQTAQQQYDAYINNPLNFYKGIDTSNQVYFGFGRTWAASISYKF